The Natronolimnobius baerhuensis DNA segment CCCTCGGATTCGATGCGGTCGACGAGTCGGCGCTGATCCGCGAGCATATCCTCGTCCATACTGGCCGATTCGGTCGTCACGGGCGTAGGTCTTGTGCCGAACTCGAGGGCAGTCGCGAGAACGGCCGTGAGCACACCCTGTTCGAAACCAAAATAGGTTACGTGCGGTAGAAATACCCGGCGAGTTTAAGCGGATCCGCCTGCAACTGCGTGACATGCTCACCGACGACTTCGGACGCGAGGTCACCGGCGTCCGCGTTTCTCTCACTGATCGGTGTAATTTCGACTGTGTCTACTGTCACAACGAGGGCCTGGGGGACACCCGCGGACCAATGGACCCACAGGACGACGAGATGTCAGCCGACGACGTCGTCACGTTTCTCGAGGTCGCCGCCGAGTTCGGCGTCGACGCGGTGAAGTTCACCGGCGGCGAGCCGATGCTTCGCCAGGACTTAGCGGAGATCATCCGTCGCACACCCGAGTCGATGGATGTCTCGCTGACAACCAACGGGACCTTCCTGCCCGGCCGCGCTGAGGCCCTCGTCGATGCCGGCCTCGAGCGGGTCAACGTCTCTCAGGATGCACTCGATCCCGAGGATTTTGCCGCAGTCACAAAAAGTGGGGCCTACGAGAAAGTCCTCGAGGGCGTCGACGCCGCACTCGAGGCGGGTCTCGATCCGGTCAAACTCAATATGGTCGTCTTCGAGCACACCGCGGGCTACGTGCCGGAGATGGTCGACCACGTCGCGGAAAACGAGGGGCTGCAACTGCAACTCATCGAGTACATGCCCGAGTTGACGGGCAAGCCGGAGTGGAACATCGATATCGAGCGCGTCCACGATTGGCTCGCCGAGCAGGCCACGGAGATCGAACACCGCGAGATGCACAACCGGAAGCGCTACTGGATCGAAAGCGACGACTGCGACGGCCGCGGCATGGTCGAAATCGTCGACCCCGTCGAGAATCCAACCTTCTGTGCGAACTGCCATCGCGTGCGCGTGACACACGAAGGCTACCTGAAGGGCTGTCTCAACCGCAACGACGACCTCAAATCGATGGGCGAAATGACGAAACCCGAAATTCGTGAGGCCTTCCGCGAGGTCGTCTCGAATCGCGTCCCTTACTACGGCGAATACATGGTCAAAAACGACGCCGGCGAGTGGGAGGTCAACGACAAGTATATCGAGGAATTCGCGGGAGCCTGACGCCTCGCCGAGTCGTTTCTCGTCCAATTTTAGTGGCGGCGTGATCGTTCCGTATGCCGAGAGCGCTGGCGTCCCGACTGCTGTCGGCGCTTGCCCAATCCAATTGTAATGAGCGCTGCTGCCAGCAACAACAGGACAACCATCGCAACCGGCTGCCCGCCAGCACCGGCGATGAACACCGCATAGCCGATTGCCCCCGCGAGCAAGCCCACCAGCAGACTCGAGACGATTGCCACGGCCTCGAGCCGGCGGGTCTGTGTTTCACGACCCAGTTGCTCGCCGATATCGATTGCGGTGTGTGCGAGGTCCCAGGCCAGGACGACCGCAATCGTCCCGAACACTGTCGGCCCGACGACGGTCGCCTCGAGGCCGGCAACGACGACGCCGAAGAAGACTGCGACTGCGCCGACGTCGACAAATGTTCGCCCGCCTGTGGCGAGGCCGGCACCGATGGCGAGTGCGCCGACTGCCCCAAAGCCGAGACCGGTCGTTGAGGCAAGGCCGGCCACGGCAGTCGCGACGACGGCAGCCACGAGTGCAACGCCACTCGAGAGAAGCGTTGGTTTGTGTGTGAGCGCGATACTCCCCTCGTCGGTGACGTCGTCGGGAGCGGTCTCGCTGTCAGCGTCAGTGTTGGTGTCGGGAGCGTGCATTCCGGTTGTGGTGTCGCTTGGTGTCGGTTCTGTGTCTGCGTGTGACCGCTCGCCGGTCGCAGCAGCGTCACTCATTGGCGACCACCCGCGTGGCGCGCGAACACTTCATCGATGGACTCGTCGGCGGGCCAGTCGATCACCGGGATCCCGATTCGCTGCAGGTCGAATCGACGCACCCGGCGGGCAACGGCCGCGAGTTGCTGGCTCGTCGTTTCCTCGCTGGTCGGATCCGGACTGACGACGGTGACGGGGTGGCCCCGGGACTCGAGTTGGCGGGCAATGGTGACCGAGCCGGTATCACACAGCGGCGAGAGGAAGATAATCTGTGTTTCCGCCGAGAGACGTCGGCGAAGCGTCCGCAACTGCGGGAGCCAGCGACTCTCCGATTCGGGTCGGGTGGCATCGAACTGTGGATGCGTCGCGAGCAGGTCCTGCAAGCGAACCTCGTGGTCGCGTCCCGACGCGGGTGCGAGCCAACATGGATCCGCGTCAGCCGCCGCATCACCGGTTCGACTGACTGGGCCGAGTGCAGCGAGGCCGACCGTATCGCCCTCTGCAAGCAGTGACGCAGCGATTCGACCGGCAGCCCCGACCGACCGGTCGACGGCGTGTGTCGCATCGGGTTCGGGCGCGAGGAACGACATCTTCCGGGCGTCGACGAGCACCACGACGCGTGCTGCGCGTTCTTCATGGAACTCGAGTGTGGCGAGTTCGCCCGTTTTGGCGTGACGGTTCCAGTCGATCCTCGAGAGTGGGTCGTTTGGTCGGTACTCACGAACCGAGTGGAACGTCGTTCCGGAGCCACCGTCGCTGGTCATGAGCCGTCCAGAGAATGAGGCAGCAGTCGAGCGCAGCGGGACCGAGGTGCCAACCGGGCGCAACACTGGTTCGCAGACGAGTTCGCTCTCGCTCTCAACAAGATACTCGCGCTCGCGCGAGCGCGAGAGATCACGAACAATCGCCAGCGCCGGATCGAACTCGTGTGTGCCACGCTGGACCAGTACCGTATACTCGAGCGTGACGGACTCCTGTGGTCGAAGCGCCGTTCCGAGGCGACTCGAGCCCTGTGTGACGGCCAGTCCGGGCGGCACACCGTCGATGAATCGCAAGTCGGGAACGAAGCGACCGCTCTCGTTGGTGATCGTAACAGTCACGTCGACTTCGTCGCCCGGTTCGGGATTGTCGACGCTTAGTTCCCGGTCGACTGCAATCTCGAGTTCGGGCGGGTCAAACGCGTGTGCAAAGCCGGCATAGCCAACGCCGATAACGCCGGCGAGTGCAACGGCGGGCGCTTCAGCGACCGCGCCGATGCCGACCGCAAACAGCGCGACGACGCCGATACCAGTCCAGTACTCCGTCGAGCGCTGGTCGCGCGTTTCGATGCCCTCGACGTCGGCCGTCGTCGTTCTCGAGGCAGTCTCTGCGTGCGCGCGTCGACCGCTGTAGGTCGGCAGTGACGACGTGGAGTTGGCATCAGTGTCGCTGTCTCCATCCTCGAGCGTCCCGCTGTTGTAGCCGACGTTTGCAATTGCGTCGGTCGTGTGGCGCACGGCCGATTGGAACGACGATTCCTGGCGACTCAGTCGATTTGGCAGCCAATCCTGAAGTGATCGCTCGCGGTGGCGTTCCGGTGCGAGAAACTTGGCAGCCGTCGTATCGTCCGTCCAGGTTCCGTCGTCGAGCGTCTGCTCGGCTTCCGTGCGGGTGTGGCCCCCAAAGCGGGTGAGTACGGCTGTCGCCGCGATTCGGAGCCCGCTTGCGATTCGGCGACTGCCAACGCTGTACTCCGAAGTCATCGAGCGGAACTCACCGATTGCATCCGAAATTGTCTCGCCGGGCGCTGGGACACCGGCTCGTTGTTCCGGTGTCGGCGTGTCAATGCTGACGCGAGCGCCACGACGTCGAAAGAGCGAGCGAGTCCCGATTGCGAGTGCGACCAGCCCGACGAGGATAATTAGGCCTTCGTTCAACGACATCGTAATCGTGCCGGTCGCGACCGCAATCGCCCCGGCAAACAAGAGTAGTCCGGCGAGCAGTGCGAGCTGTCGGTAGTTCATGACTGGTCACCTCCGAATTCGGCGTCCGATTGTGTCTCGTCGGCTGTTGCCCCAGCGTACGTGTCTTCGATCTGTCGAAGCACCTCGAGGGCACGTTCTTCCATCGCCGGCGTCGTCTCGGCATCGCCGTAGCGGACGTCTTCGAACAGACGTGTGAGTTCATCCACGTGCTCGCGCTCGAGGCCGGCATCGATAGCGGCGTCTGCGAACTCCCGCGGGGTACTCGACTCGGGCCGGCTGACCTCGAGTAACTCGGTCATCTCCTGCCAGGCGCGATAGATTTCGTTGTCGACGTCGTCGCCGCCTGCCGTATCGATCCGGTCTGCGGCACGGCCGGCCGCGCTTGCAACGGCCGCGGCGTCGGTGTGTTCGTCTGGTTCTGGGTCGGCTTCGGCTGGTGCCGGATCATCATCGTCGCCTGCCTCTCGAGTGGCGAACAGGCCGCCGACGAAGATTGCGGTGATAACGCCCAACACGAACAGTATGGGACCCATCGAGAACACCCCGTTGTCGCCGTCACCACTGGTACCACTGCCGCCACCATCCGTTTCGTTCACCTCCTCAGGGGGAGCCGGTGGCTCGACATCCATTCCACCACTTTCCATGAACAGGTAGATGAGCCCAACGCCGACGAGGATGACACCCAACCCGACGGCGATCATCCGGAGCGCATCGCGGCGGTGAGCGAGTAAATACCAGACGAACGCAAGCGCAAGGACGATTGCAAGTGCATACAGCAGATACTCGAGGAAGACAGGGATATCGGCGACGCCTGAGTTCGGTTGTTCAGTCGGCGGTGGCTGCATCGGTGTACCTCCTTCACCGTTTCCAATTCCGCCGTTCCCGCCGCTTTCAAGCGGCGACTCGAGCGTTGCTGCGGCCAGAGCGATGGCGGTGATTGCGCCAATGGCAGCAAGCAGTCGAAGGAAGAGCGTATTTCGTGACACTAGTTACCAGCACTTGTAGGCCGATAGTAATAAGTTAATACTTCGAGGTATCTTTGCCGGGAAAATCGCGTGCCGGAGGCGGTATGAGGCGTCTTTTTCGCTAGTATTCACTCGAAGTTCAGTAAATTGTCAGCATTTTTGTGTGCAGTGGTAACATGGTGAACCGCATCGATCTCACCACCTTTCGTTGCGCTTAAGTACCCGTCGGCGGTAGAATTGGGTGCGATACGTGTAGAGGAGTGATCCTCGAGTCCGCAAGGGCGATGATACAAGACACGGTGTCGTGGTAGCCAAGCGGCCCAAGGCGCATGGTTGCTAACCATGTGGCGTCAAGCCTCCGGGGTTCGAATCCCCGCCACGACGTCGGATACACTACTGTCGAACAATCCGACACGCGTCACTCAGCGGTGAGTGGCCGCGTGTGTTGTTCGCCAGTCGGACTGGCGCTTTCGTCAGTCGTTTGCAACGCACGCAGACCAGACACACATACCCAACTATGAGCGCGGAAGAACCTCAAGAACAAGAAGACGACGAAGACCTTCAGTACTTCGTCCGTATCGGTCAAACCGACCTCGACGGGACGAAGTCGGTCGAGCGCTCGCTTTCGGAGATGAACGGGATTGGTCACCGGACCGCCCGACTCATCGCACAGGAAGCGGGTGTTGATCGAACGGCAACGTTCGGTCGACTCGACGACGACGTCATTGACGAGGTCGTGACCCTGGTAGAGAACTACGCCGACGAAGTTCCAAACTGGCTCAACAACCGCCAGAACGACTTCTACACCGGCGAAACAACCCACGAGATCGGCAACGATCTGCAGCTGACCCGGCAGCACGATATCAACCGGATGAAGATGATTAACTCCTACCGAGGCGTTCGCCACAAGCGCGGCCAGAAGGTCCGTGGCCAGCGAACCAAGTCCACCGGTCGTACGGAGGGCACCATCGGAGTTAACGTCGAAGAAATCCGCGAAGAGCAGGCTGAAGAAGCCGCTGCCGAAGAGGAGGGTGACGAATAATGCCTCTCGGAACGGATACCAAGAACTACGAGACGCCAAATCACCCATATCAGGGTGAGCGGATCGCCTCCGAGCACTCGCTGCTCGACCGCTACGGTCTCTCGAACAAAGAAGAGCTCTGGCGAGCACAGTCCGAACTTCGCTCCTACCGGCGCGAGGCTCGAGACCTGCTCGGCCAGGCACAAGGCGACGAAACCGTCCAGCGACGCTCCGAGGAGTTCCTTGGACGACTCAAGCGCGTCGGCATCCTTGACGAGGAAGACGACCTCGGTGACATTCTGTCCCTCGAGATCGAAGACGTCTTAGAGCGCCGACTGCAGACGGTTGTGTACCGCAAGGGCCTCGCAAACACGCCCCAGCAGGCTCGACAGTTCATTATCCACGGGCACGTCGTCGTCGACGACCAGCGCCACCAGGTGCCATCGTACGTCGTCGACATCGATGAGGAAGACCTCGTCGCGTTCGACGAGACGAGCCCGCTTGCGGACGAGCTTCACCCAGAACGAGCGGAGGGACAATAATCCATGAGCCAGGACGACGACAAGTGGGGAATTGCCCACGTGCACGCATCGTTCAATAACACCATCATGACCGTGACGGATGTCACGGGCGCGGAAACGATTGCCAAGTCCTCCGGCGGGACGGCAGTCAAGCAGAACCGCGACGAAGCATCGCCATACGCGGCGATGCAGATGGCCGAGTCCATCGCTGAGGAGGTCAAAGCAGCCGGCATCACGGGCCTACACGTACACGTCCGTGGCCCCGGTGGAAACCTCCAGAAATCCCCCGGTCCGGGCGCGCAGGCAACGATTCGTGCGCTTGCACGCTCCGGCATCGAAATCGGGCGCATCGAAGACGTCACGCCGGTCCCACACGACGGATCGCGCGCACCCAAAGGCAAGGGCGGCTACTAGACCATGAGTGCAGAGTACGACGTCGAGTTTGTCGAACGCGAGGAACGCGAAGCGCGATTCCTCGTCCGGGGTGTCACCCCCGCCTTCGCCAACGGCATCCGCCGTGCGATGCTCGCCGACGTCCCGACGATGTCAATCGATGAAGTTCGCTTCATCGAGAACTCGTCGGTCATGTTCGACGAGCAACTCGCACTTCGCCTGGGTCTCGTCCCACTGACGACTCCCCCCGAGGGTGAGTTCGGCGACGACGCCACCGTCACGCTTGCAATCGACGTCGAGGGACCGAACACGGCATACTCGGGCGACCTCGAGTCCAGCGACGACCTCGTTCAGCCCGCCGAACAGAACGTGCCGATTATCGATCTCAAAGACGGGCAGCGACTCGAGGCCGAAGCCGACGCCGTACTTGACCACGGAAAATCACACGCGAAACATCAAGGTGCCGCTGCAGTCGGATACAGCCACCTTCAGCGTGTAACGGTCGGGGACGACCTGCCGGAGTTCGAAGCCCAAGAGAGTCAGATCGTACGCGGTGTTGTCGAAGACGACGGTGAACTCGTCTCGACCAGCGAGTTCGATCACGACCTCTCGAATCGCTATCCCGGCAAGCAGGTGACGGTCGAAGACGTCTCGAACGCCTTCGTCTTCCACGTGCAGACGGACGGCTCAATGCCGGTCGACGAACTCGTCACGCGCGCCGCCGACTCAATCGAGTCACGCGCCCGCGACCTCGAAGAAGCCGTACAACTATAGACAAATGACCCACCGCCCCACCCACACGACCCCAGCACCTGACTCGAGTGTGTCCACAGTGCGTCCCGTGAGCCGCAAGGCTGGGACGCCAGCACACTCACACGCAGGGACTGGAATCGAAAGGGGTTTGAAGGGGCGACGGGTAGACGGAAGTGCACGCAGGGATAGCCAAGTCAGGCCAACGGCGCAGCGTTCAGGGCGCTGTCTCGTAGGAGTCCGCAGGTTCAAATCCTGCTCCCTGCACTTTTCCGGTTCGTCTGATAGACGAGCCGTGAAAATGCACCGTGCAGATTTGGGCTACGGGAGTCGGAGCGGTTATGCCGTCTCCCGGCAGTTCAAATCCTGCTCCCTGCATCACTTCCATTTCTGCAGAACCGAAATCGAATCCGTTTCAGCGTCGAGTCCGGTCTCGGCGCATTCATCGACATCCACATCGATACTATTTGGAGGAAACCAATGAGTAGCAAGACTAATCCGAGGCTCAACGATCTTATCGCCGAGCTGAAGTCGACGTCCCGCAGTTCGGACGCCGACGTCTGGCGAGATATTGCGGATCGACTCGAGAAGCCCCGGCGTTCCCACGCTGAGGTTAACCTAGGCCGCATCGAGCGATACGCACGCGAAGAAGAGACTGTCGTCGTTCCCGGCAAGGTGCTGGGTTCAGGCGCACTACAGAAATCGGTCACCGTCGCTGCCGTCGACTTCTCGTCGTCGGCCGAGACGAAGATCGAACAAGTTGGAGAGCTAGTACCGCTCGAGCAACTGCTCGAAGAGAACCCCGACGGCTCTGAGGTACGGGTGATTGCATGAGTGTTAACGCATCCGAGTTCGACGCCGACATCGTCGTCGACGCTCGAGACTGTATTCTCGGTCGTGTCGCAAGCGAAGTCGCCCAGCGCGGCCTCGATGGCGAGACGGTCGCAATCGTCAACGCCGAAGATGCGATCATCACCGGCAACAAAGAAGACATCTTCGACACCTACCGCACGCGGATCCAACTCGGTTCCGACCGCGGGCCGTACTATCCAAAGCGACCGGATACGATCTTCAAGCGCGCAGTCCGTGGCATGCTTCCGTACAAGAAGCCACGCGGCCGCGAAGCGTTCGAGAACATCCGTGTCTACGTCGGCAACCCCTACGAGGGCGAGCAGGACGCGGAGGTCCTCGAGGGCACGTCGCTGGATCGTCTGTCGAACATCCGCTTCGTCCAGCTGGGCGAAGTGTCCGACCAACTCGGTGCTAACGTCACATGGTAACTAACACGAGTGGAAAGAAAAAGACGGCCGTTGCCCGCGCTACCGTTAGCGAGGGCGAGGGTCGCGTGCGAATCAATTCGCAGCCAGTCGAACTGGTCGACCCCGAGATGGCTCGGCTCAAAATGCTCGAGCCGTTCCGTATCGCGGGTGAGCAACTGCGCGACGAGATGGACATCGATATCCGCGTCGAAGGTGGCGGTGTGAGCGGGCAGGCAGACGCTGTCCGAACGGCCATCGCACGCGGGATCGTCCAGCACACGAACGATGCTGAACTCCGCGATGCGTACATGGAGTTCGACCGCTCGCTGCTGGTCAACGACGTTCGCCAGTCCGAACCAAAGAAATGGGGCGGCCCAGGCGCTCGGGCGCGCTACCAGAAGTCCTACCGCTAAGGTGATTCAACAATGATGGTACCGGTTCGGTGTTTCACCTGTGGCAACGTGGTCGGCGAACACTGGGAAGAGTTTGACGAACGAGCGAACGAGGGCGACGAGGATCCACAAGAAGTACTCGACGAACTCGGTGTCGACCGCTACTGCTGTCGGCGGATGCTCGTCAGTCACACTGACCTCGTCGACGTCGTCTCACCGTACCAGTAGCGAGGCGAACCCAAACTATGCAACAGCAACATAACCGCTACGAGAAAGCACGCATCCTCGGCGCACGGGCACTGCAAGTGTCGTATGGCGCGCCGGTACTCGTCGAGACGGATCAGTCCCAACCGATCCTGATCGCCGCCGAAGAGTACGATGCTGGCGTCCTGCCGTTTACCGTCAATCGAGGGAAGGATCGATGACGCTCATCACAGACGTTCGACTCCGCCGCATCCTCGATTCCCGCGGGAACCCAACGGTCGAAGCAGACGTGATCACCGAAAGCGGTGGCTTTGGCCGTGCGGCCGCACCGAGCGGTGCCAGCACTGGCGAGTACGAAGCCATCGAGAAGCCACCAGGCGAAGCCATCGCGGCAGCCCGCGAACACGCTGTTCCCCGACTCGTTGGGGATGCCTACGCCGGCAACCAGCGCGAGGTCGACTCGATTCTGCACGCCGCCGACGGCACCGATGACTTCTCGAAAATTGGCGCAAACAGCGCGGTCGCCATCTCCATGGCCGCCGCAAAAGCTGGTGCCGATGTCCTCGGTGCCCCGCTGTTCCAGCACCTCGGTGGTGCGTTCCGCGGCGAGAACTTCCCGGTCCCACTCGGAAACGTCGTCGGCGGTGGCGAACACGCCGCTGACGCGACGGACATTCAGGAGTTCCTTGCCGTCCCCGTCGGTGCACCAAACGTCGAAGACGCCGTCTTCGCAAACGCCGCCGTCCACGCCGCCGTTGCCGACCTGCTCGAGGAACGTGATGTTCCGTCGGGCAAGGGCGACGAAGGTGCGTGGGCGCCGTCGATTAACGACGAGGACGCGTTCGAACTTGTCGACGAGGCCGTGTCGCTGGTCGAAGACGAGGTTGGCTTCCAGATCGAGTTCGGGCTGGACGTCGCTGCCGCGGAGATGTACGACGCCGACTCGGAAACCTACGAGTACGAGTCTGCTGGCATCAGCCGCGACACTGACGAACAGATCGACTACATCGCTGGACTCGTCAAAGAATACAACCTCGTCTACGTCGAGGACCCACTCGACGAGAACGATTACGAGGCGTTTGCCGAACTCACCGACCGCGTCGGTGACCAGACACTGATCTGTGGCGACGACCTGTTCGTGACGAACACCGAGCGTCTCACGGACGGCATCGCACAGGATGCAGCGAACAGCATCCTGATCAAGCCGAATCAGATCGGCACGCTGACCGACGCCTTCGACGCAATCGAACTCGCGACGGAGAACGGCTATGACTCGGTCATCTCCCACCGCTCGGGTGAGACTGAGGATACGACCATTGCACACCTCGCCGTGGCGACCGATGCACCCTTCATCAAGACGGGTGCCGTCGGCGGCGAGCGAACCGCAAAGCTCAACGAGCTCATCAGAATCGCAGACGACGCGACATGACAGACGATAACGCAACCCAGGAAGGGCTCGACGCCGCCGAAGAGGAGATCGACGAGGAGCCAGCCGAAGGGGCTGGCCCTGCCGCCGATCCCGAGGAGGACGTCGAGCCTGCAGACGAACAGCCCGCTGACGCCGCTGACGCGGCCGATGCTGAAGAAGCCGATGAGGAAGATGCCGGTCCAACCCTCGACGACGACGTGATGTCTGACGAGGAAGCCGACCTGCTCATCCCCGTCGAGGACTACCTTGGTGCCGGTGTTCACATCGGGACCCAGCAAAAGACCAACGACATGGAGCGGTTCATCCACCGCGTCCGAACCGATGGTCTCTACGTTCTCGACGTCTCGAAGACCGACGGCCGCATCCGCACGGCCGCGGACTTCCTCGCAAACTACGATCCAGAGCAGATTCTGGTCACGTCTTCGCGCCAGTACGGTCGCTTCCCAGCAGAGAAGTTCGCCGAAGCCGTGGGCGCTCGCGCCCGCACCGGCCGCTTCATCCCCGGGACGCTGACCAATCCAAAGTACGACGGGTACATCGAACCCGATGTCCTCGTCGTCACTGACCCAATCGGTGACGCCCAGGCAGTCAAAGAGGCGATCACCGTTGGGATCCCAGTTATCGCGATGTGTGACTCGAACAACCAAGTCAGCAACGTCGACCTCGTTGTCCCAACGAACAACAAGGGTCGAAAGGCGCTTTCAGTCGTCTACTGGCTCCTCGCAAACGAAGTCCTCGACCGACGCGGTGCCGAGCCGTCGTACTCGCTCGACGACTTCGAGAGCATGGTCTAAAAGACGCGTTTCGCTTCGATTCGAGCGATCATTTTCACTGGTTCTCAGCGGGAATCTCGTAGTCACATCACTCGAGTCGCTCTCAGTACTGTCCGAAGGAGTTACCTGCAGGCCGTCCGAAACCGGGGTATGGTCGATCTACTGTTCGAATTCGACGAGGGGAAAATGCCGACGCCGGTCTTTCTCGCGACGGCAGCGTTGGTCGCGCTGTTTGCGATTGGGATTCCGGTTCGGATTCTGCTTACACTCTTGTAACCGGCACACGAAGCCAAACACTATTCTGTGCGTTGTCAAGCGCTATCGACAGCGAGCGACGAATCATCTACTAGCAGTGACTCGAGCAAGTCGACTGCGTCGGCGGCCGTTGCCCCGAAAATGAACGTCGTCGGCTCGATGCCGAACGCGCCGCGGTGGTAGGCCACTCGCGGGACGCCATCCGACTCTGTGAATCGCTCGAGGAGATGCGCGTGTCGATCCTCGTAGTCTGCATCGAACTCGAGTGGCTCGAGTCCGGTCTCACGGGCGGCCTCGAGAATGCGTTCATCGGTTGCAACGTTGAGTGCGCCTCGAACATCTGCATCGACAGCATTGGCTGCGAGGACAGCCGTGGCGACGTGTTTTGAGGCTCCAAATTCGGGGTTTGCAGGGATTTCGATGCGCCCGCCCATTGCGTATATTCGGCCGGGAATGGCAGCGACATCGGTTTCGTCTTGCGGTTCAGGGAGACACATCCCCACGTTGGTGCCAACGTTCGGGATGAACGCAGCCATCTCCGGGATCGAAGCGAGCGTTCGCGCAGCGGTTCGGACGGTCGCGAGCACGTCGCGTTCAGCTCGAACGCTGGGGTCGAGTCCACGAACGCACAGATCACAGCCAAGTCCCTGCAGTTCGGGCATCTGCTCTTCGTGGAGTTCACAGATCGGGCCGCGGTCCTCGAGCGAGCGGATGAGCGAGAGCAGTTCGGCGAGGGCGTCGTAGCCGTCCATCTCACCACCTGCGAGGCCATCAGCGATGCGGTCGACGGTCGCGACCGTTTCGGGATGGTCTCGGAATCGGTCGTCACCGCCGCTGTCGCCGCTGACGTACTTGCTGACGGCGGCTTGCGTAACGCCGAGTTCGTCTGCAATTTCCTGTTGGGTCAGTCCGCGATCAGACAGGCGCGTCGCGAGCATCGCCCGTACTGTCGGGAGAAAGTGGTCGACGACGAGTTCGTTCGGCAGGACGAGCGACATGGCTCGGGATTTGGACGACGGTGGCTTAAATCCGACTACACCGGTTCGCTCGAGTGGTCCGCACTCTCGAGGTGCTGGTGAGAGTCAGTGGGATGTCTGACGATCCGCATCGAGCAGATCACGCAGTCGATTCGCGACGAACTCGACACCAACGACGAGCACAAAAATTGCGACGATAGCGGCCATCACCCGCGTGTAGTTGCGCGCGTTGAACGCCATAATGAGCGGGTAGCCGATCCCGCCGGCTCCGACGATGCCGAGCACGGAACTCTTGCGCGCGTTGAGCTCGAGATAAAAGAGCGTCCAGGCGACGTAGGCGGTTGCAACCTGTGGAATCCGGGCGGCGGAGGTCGTCGCGAGGAGTCCCGCACCGCTCGAGGTGACGGCCTCGACTGGCCGGCTGTCGATTTCTTCCATCTCGTCGGCAAAGAGGCGGCCGAGGTCGCCGATGGTTCCCATGGCGATGGCGAGTGCGCCAGCGACGGGGCCAAGGCCGGCGAGAATCACGAATAGGAGTGCGTAGACCATGCTGGGCACGGCACGCACGCCGCCGAGCAGGAGCCGGACGGGTTCGTGGACGACCCGCGGCGTCACGTTACTCGCACCGAGAATCCCAAGACAGAACGCGAGCGGCAAGCCGAGTGCCGTGCCGACGGCTGCAATCGCGAGCGTCTCGAGCGTGGCCGGGACGAGTGTCGAGGCGTCACCCTGGAGTTGCGCCCAGAGTTGGCCGGGCGCGAGCATCTCCTCGA contains these protein-coding regions:
- a CDS encoding 30S ribosomal protein S13; translated protein: MSAEEPQEQEDDEDLQYFVRIGQTDLDGTKSVERSLSEMNGIGHRTARLIAQEAGVDRTATFGRLDDDVIDEVVTLVENYADEVPNWLNNRQNDFYTGETTHEIGNDLQLTRQHDINRMKMINSYRGVRHKRGQKVRGQRTKSTGRTEGTIGVNVEEIREEQAEEAAAEEEGDE
- the moaA gene encoding GTP 3',8-cyclase MoaA, with the translated sequence MLTDDFGREVTGVRVSLTDRCNFDCVYCHNEGLGDTRGPMDPQDDEMSADDVVTFLEVAAEFGVDAVKFTGGEPMLRQDLAEIIRRTPESMDVSLTTNGTFLPGRAEALVDAGLERVNVSQDALDPEDFAAVTKSGAYEKVLEGVDAALEAGLDPVKLNMVVFEHTAGYVPEMVDHVAENEGLQLQLIEYMPELTGKPEWNIDIERVHDWLAEQATEIEHREMHNRKRYWIESDDCDGRGMVEIVDPVENPTFCANCHRVRVTHEGYLKGCLNRNDDLKSMGEMTKPEIREAFREVVSNRVPYYGEYMVKNDAGEWEVNDKYIEEFAGA
- a CDS encoding DUF7519 family protein, translating into MSDAAATGERSHADTEPTPSDTTTGMHAPDTNTDADSETAPDDVTDEGSIALTHKPTLLSSGVALVAAVVATAVAGLASTTGLGFGAVGALAIGAGLATGGRTFVDVGAVAVFFGVVVAGLEATVVGPTVFGTIAVVLAWDLAHTAIDIGEQLGRETQTRRLEAVAIVSSLLVGLLAGAIGYAVFIAGAGGQPVAMVVLLLLAAALITIGLGKRRQQSGRQRSRHTERSRRH
- a CDS encoding 30S ribosomal protein S11: MSQDDDKWGIAHVHASFNNTIMTVTDVTGAETIAKSSGGTAVKQNRDEASPYAAMQMAESIAEEVKAAGITGLHVHVRGPGGNLQKSPGPGAQATIRALARSGIEIGRIEDVTPVPHDGSRAPKGKGGY
- a CDS encoding 30S ribosomal protein S4; its protein translation is MPLGTDTKNYETPNHPYQGERIASEHSLLDRYGLSNKEELWRAQSELRSYRREARDLLGQAQGDETVQRRSEEFLGRLKRVGILDEEDDLGDILSLEIEDVLERRLQTVVYRKGLANTPQQARQFIIHGHVVVDDQRHQVPSYVVDIDEEDLVAFDETSPLADELHPERAEGQ
- a CDS encoding DUF58 domain-containing protein produces the protein MNYRQLALLAGLLLFAGAIAVATGTITMSLNEGLIILVGLVALAIGTRSLFRRRGARVSIDTPTPEQRAGVPAPGETISDAIGEFRSMTSEYSVGSRRIASGLRIAATAVLTRFGGHTRTEAEQTLDDGTWTDDTTAAKFLAPERHRERSLQDWLPNRLSRQESSFQSAVRHTTDAIANVGYNSGTLEDGDSDTDANSTSSLPTYSGRRAHAETASRTTTADVEGIETRDQRSTEYWTGIGVVALFAVGIGAVAEAPAVALAGVIGVGYAGFAHAFDPPELEIAVDRELSVDNPEPGDEVDVTVTITNESGRFVPDLRFIDGVPPGLAVTQGSSRLGTALRPQESVTLEYTVLVQRGTHEFDPALAIVRDLSRSREREYLVESESELVCEPVLRPVGTSVPLRSTAASFSGRLMTSDGGSGTTFHSVREYRPNDPLSRIDWNRHAKTGELATLEFHEERAARVVVLVDARKMSFLAPEPDATHAVDRSVGAAGRIAASLLAEGDTVGLAALGPVSRTGDAAADADPCWLAPASGRDHEVRLQDLLATHPQFDATRPESESRWLPQLRTLRRRLSAETQIIFLSPLCDTGSVTIARQLESRGHPVTVVSPDPTSEETTSQQLAAVARRVRRFDLQRIGIPVIDWPADESIDEVFARHAGGRQ
- a CDS encoding DUF4129 domain-containing protein, whose amino-acid sequence is MSRNTLFLRLLAAIGAITAIALAAATLESPLESGGNGGIGNGEGGTPMQPPPTEQPNSGVADIPVFLEYLLYALAIVLALAFVWYLLAHRRDALRMIAVGLGVILVGVGLIYLFMESGGMDVEPPAPPEEVNETDGGGSGTSGDGDNGVFSMGPILFVLGVITAIFVGGLFATREAGDDDDPAPAEADPEPDEHTDAAAVASAAGRAADRIDTAGGDDVDNEIYRAWQEMTELLEVSRPESSTPREFADAAIDAGLEREHVDELTRLFEDVRYGDAETTPAMEERALEVLRQIEDTYAGATADETQSDAEFGGDQS